In bacterium, the genomic stretch ACACTCTCGCCAGGCTCACGTCGGCAGTCTCCGTGGCCCGGACACTCGATCCGGACAGCGGGCATGACGCACCGGTCTTCGTGCACGACGGGCGCAACCGGGTCTACGCCCGGCCCGTGGCGCGCGATCTCTCGCTCCTGTTGTTCTGCGAGACGCGCCTGCCGCCGGGGTTGGCCTATAGGCTCGTCGAGATGCCGGTCGCAGCCATGCGCGAAGCCCTGTCCGCCCTCTTCGCCGCCGTGTCCCGGCGGCGGGACGTGGACACAGACTCAGGCGGCGACGACATCTTCTGGGAGTAGGCGATGCCTGGCGACGCGAGAGAGACGCCTGTCGATCACATCATGCGCATCGTCTATTACGGCGCGGGCCTGGCCGGCAAGACGACCAACCTGCTGCAGCTCGCCGCCGCCGCCGGCATCCCCGATGAGGTGACCGTCGTCGAGACCGCATCCGCGGCGGACCGCTGCGAGTTCCTGCCGTTGCCCTGGCGGGGCGGGTCGCGGGCGCTGCACCTGGTCGCCGTGCCGGGCCGGCTGGCGCGGGCCGAGGACCGGCGGCTGCTTTTGCGCGGCGCCCATGGCGTGGTCTTCGTGGCCGACGGACGGGCCGCGCGGCAGGACGCGAACCTGGTGCTCCTGGACGAACTCGGATCTCATCTCGCCGCTGCCGGGATCGTACCGGCCGCCTTTCCGCTGGTGCTGCAGTACAATCACCGCGATCTGCCCGACGCCGTGCCGCCGAAGGATATGGACCGCCTGCTCAACGGCCGCGGCTGGCCGGCGGTGCCCGCCTGCGCCCTGACCGGGGAAGGCGTCGAGGCCACCCTCGAGACCCTGTTCAGCCGCCTGCCGTCCGGCTAGCCCTTCCCCGCGTTGACCGCGCGTGTCCCTTGTCTTACCCTGACGCCCAGCGAGCCTCGCAGCGAGCGTACCGTCAGCGGGAGAGGACACCGTGAAACGTTTTCTGATCCACGCCTTCGCCACTTTCGGCGGCACCGGCTACGCGCCCTTCGCGCCGGCCACCGTCGCCAGCCTGGTCTTCGCGCTAGTCTGGGGCGCGGTCTCGCCGGTCTGCCCCGCCACCCAGCTGCTGTTGCTGGCGGGAGTCGTGGCCCTGGGCGTACCCGCCGCCGGCTGGATGGAGCGCCGCCACGGCCCGGATCCTTCCCTGGTGGTCTGCGACGAGGTCGCGGGTATGCTCGTCACATACCTGGGCGTGGGCACCGGCTGGGCCGGTTGGCTGGCCGGCTTCTTCTGGTTCAGGTTCTTCGACATCGCCAAGCCCTTTCCCGTGCGGCGCGCCGAGCGGCTGCCCGGCGGCTGGGGCATCACCGTGGACGATCTGCTTGCCGGCGTCTACGCGAACATCTGCCTGCGTCTGACCCTGGCGGTGACCGGATGGTGAAGCTGACCCGGGCCTGGCTCGTGGTCGTCGGCGACGAATTGCTCAACGGCCGCACCGTGGACACCAATTCCAGTTTCATGCAGCGCCGACTGGCGAATCGTGGCGTGAGGGTGGACGCCGTGACGGTGGTGCCGGACCGTGCCGACAGGATCTCCGCCGCGCTCGACGCCGTTCCCGCCGGGGCGCTGGTCGTCGTGACCGGCGGGCTCGGGCCCACCCGCGACGATCTCACGGCCGAGACCGTGGCCGCCTGGGCCGGGGCGCCGCTGCGCGAGAACGACGCCGTGGCCCGGCACCTGCGCGCGATGTGCGCGCAGAGGGGCTACCCCTACGCGGAGAACATGGTCAAGCAGGGTCTGCTGCCCGCGGGGCTGGACGCCCTGCTCAACCCCCTGGGCACCGCGCCGGCCATGGCGGGCGAGCTGTGCGAGCGCACGCTGGTCCTGCTGCCGGGTGTGCCCCAGGAGGTGCGGGCCATGTGGGAGTCCGTCGAGGCCTGGTTGTCCGCCCGCGGTCGGCTGGGAGACCCCTTGCCAGGCGTGTTGATGCGCACGGTGCGTTTCTCCGAGCCGGGGCTGGCCAAGGCGACCGAGGCGTTGCGCGGCCGTCACAGCGACCTCGACTGGTCCTGGTGGTTGACGCGCTGGGGCGTGGACGTGCAGGCGGCGGCGCCCTCGCCCGCAGTCGCGTGGCCGGAGCGGCTCGCCGGGGACCTGGCCGCGGTCCTGGGCGACCACGTCTATGCGAGAGACCTGCGCGGGTTGCACGAGGTTGTGCAGGCGGACCTGATCGCCGGCGGCTGGACGGTGGCGGTGGCCGAATCCTGCACGGGCGGCCTGCTCGGCGCGGCCCTGACCGAGAACGCGGGCTCGTCCGCGTGCTTCCTGGGTGGCGCGCTCACCTATGCGGACGCAGTCAAGACGTCCGCACTCGGCGTCGCCCCCGCCACCCTGGAGTCGCACGGCGCCGTCAGCGTGGAAACCGCGCGCGAGATGGCCGCCGGCTGCCGGGAGCGTTTCGGCAGCGACCACGCCCTGTCCATCACCGGGATCGCCGGTCCCGACGGGGGCTCGCCGGACAAGCCGGTCGGCACCGTCTGTCTCGGCCTGGCCTCGGCGTGCGGCGTGTACGCCGGGCATTACCGTCTGGGCCCGCATCGTTACCGCAACCGGGAACTGGCCGTGTCCTTCGCCCTCGACGCGTTGCGCAGGCATCTCGCCAGCGCCGCCGATCCGTTCGCCGGCCGCGGCGGGGAGGCCAGGCGGTGAGACTATTCGTGGCCGTTGACCCGGGGGAGCGCCTGCGCGCGACGCTGGCAACCGCGCTCGACACCTGGCGCCGCCGCTGGGACCTGAACTGGGTCCGGCCGGAGAACCTGCACGTCACCCTGCGCTTTCTCGGCGAACAGCCGGAGCGCGTCCTGCCCGCGCTGGATGGCGCCTTGCGGCGAGCCGCCGGTTCGCGCGCCGGTTTCGCGATGTCGTCGGGCGGTCTGGGGGTCTTCCCGGGCTGGCGCCGGCCGCGGGTCCTCTTCTTGCAGCTTGCCGGGGACGGCGAGCTGGAGGCGCTGGCCACGTCCGTCAACGAGGCGATCGATGCGCGCCTGGGAGAGGAACCCCCACTGCGGCAAGCGTTCCGCGCGCACCTGACCCTGGCCCGCATCAAGCGTCCGCTCGGCGCGACGGACCTCGATGATCTGCGGAACCTCGTCCCGCCGGCCCCGCATCCTGTCGCGATACGGGAGATCCGCCTGATCGAGAGCCGCTTGACCGGGCGCGGTCCGGTGTACGTCGAGCGTCGGGTTTTCCCGTTGGCGGGCGCCGGTCCGGCGTAGTATGGTGGATCGCACCTGTCCGGCGGCCGGCCCGCGGCGCAAGGCGGGCGCTCGGCTCGGCAGCGAAGCCTCCCGGACCCGACTCACACCCAAGGAGAGATGACGATGGCAAAGGACAGGCAGCAGGACAGGGCCAAGGCGCTCGAGTTGACCCGGGCCCAGATCGAGAAGCAGTTCGGCAAGGGAGCCATCATGCTCCTGGGCGACGACCGGGTCGTGGAAGGCATCGAGGCCGTGTCGACCGGCAGCTTGACGCTGGACATCGCACTGGGCATCGGCGGCCTGCCCCGGGGGCGCGTGACCGAGATCTACGGTCCGGAAGGCAGCGGCAAGACCACCTTGGCGTTGAGCGTCGTGGCCAGCGCCCAGCGCAGCGGCGGCACGGCGGCCTTCGTGGACGCCGAGCACGCGCTCGATCCGATCTACGCCCGCAATATCGGCGTGGATATCGACAATTTGCTCGTCTCGCAGCCGGATAACGGCGAGCAGGCGCTGGAGATCACCGAGTTGCTGGTGCGGTCCGGCGCCGTGGACATCGTCGTGATCGATTCGGTGGCCGCGCTGGTGCCGCGGGCGGAGATCGAGGGAGAGATGGGCGACACCCACGTCGGCCTGCAGGCCCGGCTGATGAGCCAGGCTCTGCGCAAGCTGACCGGCGCGATCTCCAAGACCAACACCATGGTGGTGTTCACGAACCAGCTGCGCATGAAGATCGGGGTGATGTTCGGCAATCCCGAGACAACGACCGGCGGCTACGCGCTCAAGTTCTACAGCACCGTCCGCCTGGACATCCGTCGCGTCGGCGCCCTGACCCAGGGCGAGGAAGTGGTCGGCAACCACGTGCGCGTCAAGGTCGTCAAGAACAAGGTGGCAGCGCCGTTCAAGAAGGCGGAATTCGACATCCTCTACGGGCACGGCATCTCCAAGGAGGGCGACCTGATCGAGCTGGGCGTCGAGGCCGGGATCATCCAGAAGTCCGGCGCCTGGTACAGCTTCGGCGAAGAGCGCCTGGGGCAAGGCAAGGAGAACGTGCGGGATTTCCTGCGCGAGACCCCGGACCTCTACCGGCGCATCGAGGAGCCGGTCCTGATCCATTACGGCATCAGGCCGGCCGCCGCTGAACCCAAGCCCGCCGAGACGGAGGCCGGTGCAGGGGCGGCCCGGCCCCTGGCCAAGCCGGCCAAGACGAAATCGTCGGCGTCGGCGGCGGGATAGGCCGTGAGCGCCGGCGGCGGCCCCACGCTGCTTGCGGTGGAGGACACCGAGGGCGGCGTGCGCGTCACGCTCAGCGACGGTGAAACCCTGGAGCTGGCGGTGGAATCCCTGCCGCCGGCTCTTCCCGCTCCCGGGGGGTCGGTGCCGGCGGACCTGCTGGCGCGATTGCGGGAAGCCGCCGCGTGCAAGCTCATCGCCAGGCGGTTGTTCGCCCTCCTGGGTCGTCGCCTGCAGACCCGGAGCGCGCTGCGACGCAAGCTCCTGGACGAGGGATTTCCGGCGGGTCCGCTCGACGAGATCCTGGATCGCTTCGCCGCCGCCGGCGTGCATTCCGACCGCCTGTTCGCCGAGACGTGGTGCCGGGACACGGTGCGCCTGCGCCCCGTAGGTCGTCGCTACCTGGAAAGCAAGTTGCGGGAGCGCGGTGTCGCGGCGGAGCTGGCCGCCGTGGTGGTGCACGAGATCGTGACGGATGAGGACCAGCACCGCCATTGCCGCGCGGCCGCCCGCAAGTGGTGGCGCCGCCAGCGGGGAGCGGCCGACCTCCGCGCCCTGTCCAGGGGAGAGCGCTACCTGCTGGGTCGCGGCTTTCCGGCGGCGCTGGCAGGCACGGTCATCCGCGAAACGGTCCCCGACGCCGAGGAGGCCACGTGAGGATTCTCGTCACCGGCAGCGCGGGGATGCTCGGGCGCGCCGTGGTCGCCGCGCTGGCGGACGACCACGAGGTGACCGGCGTCGATCTGCCGGACGGTGATCTGACGGTCGCCGGAGACGTCGCCGCCCTGTTCGAGCGGTACCGGCCGGAGTGGACGGTCCACACGGCGGCCTACACGGACGTGGACGGTGCCGAGAGCGACCGTCACCGGGCGGCCGCGGTCAACGGGGAGGCGACGGCCGCCGTGGCGGAGGCCTGCGACGCCGCCGGTGCCGGCCTCACCTACATCAGCACCGACTACGTCTTCGCCGGCGAAGCGGCCGACGGCTATGACGAGGACGACGCCCGGGATCCCGTCAACGCCTACGGCGCCACCAAGGCCGCGGGCGAGGCCGCCACGGAAAGCATGTCCGGCCCTTGGCAGATCGTGCGCACGAGCTGGCTCTTCGGCCCGGGACCGCGCAATTTCGTGCTCACCGTCAGGCGGTTGCTGGCGGAGCGGGATACGCTGAAGGTGGTCGACGACCAGACGGGATGCCCCACCTTTGCGCCGGACCTGGCGCGGGTCCTGGCGTATCTGATGCGGGCGCGCCCCGCCGGCGTCTTCCACGCCACCAATGCGGGCGCCTGCACCTGGTACGCTTTCGCGAGGGAGATCGCCCGCCTGAGCGGCGACGATCCCCGTCGGGCTCGGCCCTGCGGCAGCGGCGCTTATCCCACGCCTGCGCGGCGCCCGCGCTGCTCGATCCTCAAGAGCCGCAACCTGGAGGCGTGCGGTTGTCCGGCACGTCCTACTTGGCAGGACGCCCTGGCGCGCTATATTGCCTGGCTGGATGATCGTACGCATGTCGAGCGGGGAGGATGAGGATGCCCGGCCCTAGCAACGTCGACAGGACCTTCGGCGCGCGTATCTACCGCGCAGCCCTCGCGGACCACCGTGCGGCGATCGACGACCTGGGCGAAGAGCACCTGGACGCCCTGCTGGCCGTGGCCGTCGCCGTGCGCGACGCATGGGCGGCGGGCGGCAAGCTGCTCGTCTGCGGCAACGGCGGCAGCGCGGCGGACGCCCAGCATATCGCCGCGGAACTGGTCGGCCGCTTCGAGCGCAACCGCCCCGCCTATGCCGCGCTGGCTTTGAACGTGAACGCGTCGGTCATGACCGCGGTGGGCAACGACTACGGATTCCAGGAGATCTTCGCCCGACAGGTCACGGGCCTGGGAAATGCCCGCGACGTCCTGCTGGTGCTCTCCACCTCCGGCAACTCGGAGAACTGCGTGCAGGCCGTCGAGGCGGCGCACGAGATGGGCATGACCGTCTTCGGTTTCCTGGGCCACGACGGCGGCGATCTGGCCGGGCTCGTGGACGGGGCCCTGATCGCCCCGGGCGCCTCGACCGCCACCATCCAGGAACTGCACATAACCATGGGACACGTCCTGTGCCGGATTCTCGAGTCTTGGCTGGTGGACGAGGCCGGGGATGGCGCGGCGCAGTGAAGACGT encodes the following:
- the recA gene encoding recombinase RecA, whose amino-acid sequence is MAKDRQQDRAKALELTRAQIEKQFGKGAIMLLGDDRVVEGIEAVSTGSLTLDIALGIGGLPRGRVTEIYGPEGSGKTTLALSVVASAQRSGGTAAFVDAEHALDPIYARNIGVDIDNLLVSQPDNGEQALEITELLVRSGAVDIVVIDSVAALVPRAEIEGEMGDTHVGLQARLMSQALRKLTGAISKTNTMVVFTNQLRMKIGVMFGNPETTTGGYALKFYSTVRLDIRRVGALTQGEEVVGNHVRVKVVKNKVAAPFKKAEFDILYGHGISKEGDLIELGVEAGIIQKSGAWYSFGEERLGQGKENVRDFLRETPDLYRRIEEPVLIHYGIRPAAAEPKPAETEAGAGAARPLAKPAKTKSSASAAG
- a CDS encoding RecX family transcriptional regulator, which translates into the protein MSAGGGPTLLAVEDTEGGVRVTLSDGETLELAVESLPPALPAPGGSVPADLLARLREAAACKLIARRLFALLGRRLQTRSALRRKLLDEGFPAGPLDEILDRFAAAGVHSDRLFAETWCRDTVRLRPVGRRYLESKLRERGVAAELAAVVVHEIVTDEDQHRHCRAAARKWWRRQRGAADLRALSRGERYLLGRGFPAALAGTVIRETVPDAEEAT
- the thpR gene encoding RNA 2',3'-cyclic phosphodiesterase; amino-acid sequence: MRLFVAVDPGERLRATLATALDTWRRRWDLNWVRPENLHVTLRFLGEQPERVLPALDGALRRAAGSRAGFAMSSGGLGVFPGWRRPRVLFLQLAGDGELEALATSVNEAIDARLGEEPPLRQAFRAHLTLARIKRPLGATDLDDLRNLVPPAPHPVAIREIRLIESRLTGRGPVYVERRVFPLAGAGPA
- the rfbD gene encoding dTDP-4-dehydrorhamnose reductase produces the protein MRILVTGSAGMLGRAVVAALADDHEVTGVDLPDGDLTVAGDVAALFERYRPEWTVHTAAYTDVDGAESDRHRAAAVNGEATAAVAEACDAAGAGLTYISTDYVFAGEAADGYDEDDARDPVNAYGATKAAGEAATESMSGPWQIVRTSWLFGPGPRNFVLTVRRLLAERDTLKVVDDQTGCPTFAPDLARVLAYLMRARPAGVFHATNAGACTWYAFAREIARLSGDDPRRARPCGSGAYPTPARRPRCSILKSRNLEACGCPARPTWQDALARYIAWLDDRTHVERGG
- a CDS encoding phosphatidylglycerophosphatase A, producing the protein MKRFLIHAFATFGGTGYAPFAPATVASLVFALVWGAVSPVCPATQLLLLAGVVALGVPAAGWMERRHGPDPSLVVCDEVAGMLVTYLGVGTGWAGWLAGFFWFRFFDIAKPFPVRRAERLPGGWGITVDDLLAGVYANICLRLTLAVTGW
- a CDS encoding CinA family nicotinamide mononucleotide deamidase-related protein; its protein translation is MVKLTRAWLVVVGDELLNGRTVDTNSSFMQRRLANRGVRVDAVTVVPDRADRISAALDAVPAGALVVVTGGLGPTRDDLTAETVAAWAGAPLRENDAVARHLRAMCAQRGYPYAENMVKQGLLPAGLDALLNPLGTAPAMAGELCERTLVLLPGVPQEVRAMWESVEAWLSARGRLGDPLPGVLMRTVRFSEPGLAKATEALRGRHSDLDWSWWLTRWGVDVQAAAPSPAVAWPERLAGDLAAVLGDHVYARDLRGLHEVVQADLIAGGWTVAVAESCTGGLLGAALTENAGSSACFLGGALTYADAVKTSALGVAPATLESHGAVSVETAREMAAGCRERFGSDHALSITGIAGPDGGSPDKPVGTVCLGLASACGVYAGHYRLGPHRYRNRELAVSFALDALRRHLASAADPFAGRGGEARR
- a CDS encoding SIS domain-containing protein; the protein is MPGPSNVDRTFGARIYRAALADHRAAIDDLGEEHLDALLAVAVAVRDAWAAGGKLLVCGNGGSAADAQHIAAELVGRFERNRPAYAALALNVNASVMTAVGNDYGFQEIFARQVTGLGNARDVLLVLSTSGNSENCVQAVEAAHEMGMTVFGFLGHDGGDLAGLVDGALIAPGASTATIQELHITMGHVLCRILESWLVDEAGDGAAQ
- a CDS encoding gliding-motility protein MglA → MPGDARETPVDHIMRIVYYGAGLAGKTTNLLQLAAAAGIPDEVTVVETASAADRCEFLPLPWRGGSRALHLVAVPGRLARAEDRRLLLRGAHGVVFVADGRAARQDANLVLLDELGSHLAAAGIVPAAFPLVLQYNHRDLPDAVPPKDMDRLLNGRGWPAVPACALTGEGVEATLETLFSRLPSG